The genome window AAGACAAAGCTCTCTTCATACTCCCCATTGATGAAGTAAACCCTCTTTTATAACACAACGTTGACGTCGGCGACGACAAACCAATCTCTTCCTCGTCATCGTCCTTAACATACGATCTCGAGCAAGAAAGGTAACATGTTTTAGCACGATGCACGACTTTAGACCGAGGagacgaggaggaggaagaagaagatgaagacgaAGACATTGTAGACGACCAAGAAAACGAAGGACGAGACACGTGATGCTTCCCGTTGAAAAAAGTCTTCACGAAACGAGTTTGTTTCGGTCTAACTTTGCTCAATTTGTTTCcggatgaggaggaggagtaaTATGATGGAGGTGGCGTTAGTGGCGGAAGACGAAatgattcagagaagagagaatgTTTTGGTGTGCCTGGCCGTGTCTCCCACAGAAACGGCACGGAAGCTCCGCCGTAGTAGTAGATTCTCGAGGATGAGTTGACCTGCGAGCTCTCGTTTACGGTTACCTTTGAGGATCTGACTCTGTTTGTGTCGTCTTCTGATCTTTCAGACATTGTCGTCGTAAATGTGTTGTAAGGTGTTTGACGTGAGCTAGCAAAACTCCTTCTCTTGGATATGTCAGAAGACCACGAAGCTTCTTCAGATATGAAAGAGGAGACAAGCAGGGAGCATCTATTTTTGGAAACTTGATGTTTTGTTAGTGTAAGAGAAGTTTGCGGAAGAATTAAAGGATCTTTATTTGCATGGAGTGTGTAAAAGCAAGCACATGACATGTGCTTATACTACTATTCTTTTTTGTATTGTCTTATTTATCTGGATTTTTCTATTTGTAAATTTCACAGATGACCATATGGCATATACATAAAATACTCGAAAACAATTGCGGAGTGCAATATGGTTAGATAATAAATGAGGGGGGCAATCCACAGTTCAAATACGACCTAGTATTGTTACTATTTACACTTTAAATCTACACAATAGACATTGAAAATGATATACTAGACGTGTAGGATACAAAAGAGAGGGTGAGTGTGGACCGTTGGATGTACAGTTGAGCCGTATTAATGAATAGGATACAACGATCGTGGTCCGCTGTTTCCGTACTGAGATTTTGCATCTATTCGATATAGAAATTCCAATACAAAGTTAGGTAGATAATATACGTTGCATACTTGCATGtattaaatata of Raphanus sativus cultivar WK10039 unplaced genomic scaffold, ASM80110v3 Scaffold0970, whole genome shotgun sequence contains these proteins:
- the LOC108846612 gene encoding uncharacterized protein LOC108846612: MSCACFYTLHANKDPLILPQTSLTLTKHQVSKNRCSLLVSSFISEEASWSSDISKRRSFASSRQTPYNTFTTTMSERSEDDTNRVRSSKVTVNESSQVNSSSRIYYYGGASVPFLWETRPGTPKHSLFSESFRLPPLTPPPSYYSSSSSGNKLSKVRPKQTRFVKTFFNGKHHVSRPSFSWSSTMSSSSSSSSSSSSPRSKVVHRAKTCYLSCSRSYVKDDDEEEIGLSSPTSTLCYKRGFTSSMGSMKRALSSVHSYRSSRNDLRLI